The Leptospirales bacterium genome has a window encoding:
- a CDS encoding WYL domain-containing protein, with translation MPVAYEGQPESARRKFERDKDELKALGLPLQHYAPDSRLPDGRTARDHVYAISEEAEPMPVIQLSAEQAQILAMLLLGAAADSPPAGDHERALLRSAAAKLLYLNPHALKEYEDAAPAKNSRARPVDSPELTAALETLAAVHDAIHRQRVLEFNYRARDGRSQHRRVAGRGLIAHQRRWCLAAYCYDRRAIRLFYLDRMDTVRISETRYEKDPSFNIRNYSLHPLAVHVHDPQQIAIKLDSQRADEAMEFLTAANGTLEIRQTSETQLNLTLTNREALFDWMLKKPGIVVALGPAQAREQFEEYRQAVIQLYKASAP, from the coding sequence ATGCCGGTTGCATACGAAGGGCAGCCAGAATCGGCGCGGCGTAAATTTGAGCGTGATAAAGACGAGTTGAAGGCGCTCGGCCTGCCGTTGCAGCACTATGCTCCCGATTCGCGCCTGCCCGATGGTCGAACGGCGCGCGATCATGTCTATGCAATCTCCGAAGAAGCGGAGCCAATGCCGGTCATCCAGCTGAGCGCCGAGCAAGCGCAGATTCTGGCAATGCTGCTGCTGGGCGCAGCAGCCGACTCTCCGCCTGCTGGCGATCACGAACGCGCGTTGTTGCGATCGGCGGCAGCCAAACTGTTGTATTTGAATCCGCACGCACTGAAAGAGTACGAAGATGCGGCGCCGGCCAAAAATTCCCGGGCGCGCCCTGTCGATTCACCGGAGCTGACGGCGGCCCTGGAAACGCTGGCTGCTGTCCACGACGCGATTCACAGGCAGCGCGTCCTGGAGTTCAACTACCGGGCGCGGGATGGAAGGTCGCAACATCGACGGGTAGCGGGGCGCGGTCTCATCGCTCACCAGCGACGTTGGTGTCTGGCGGCCTACTGCTACGATCGTCGTGCAATTCGCTTGTTCTATCTAGATCGCATGGATACCGTCCGGATCAGCGAAACCCGATATGAAAAGGATCCATCCTTTAATATTCGCAACTATTCATTGCATCCATTGGCCGTTCATGTCCATGATCCGCAGCAAATTGCCATCAAACTCGATTCACAACGCGCCGACGAAGCGATGGAATTCCTGACGGCGGCAAATGGAACGCTGGAGATAAGGCAAACTTCGGAAACGCAGCTGAATTTGACGCTTACCAATCGCGAAGCTTTGTTTGACTGGATGCTGAAGAAACCGGGAATCGTGGTCGCTCTTGGTCCGGCGCAGGCCCGCGAGCAATTTGAAGAATACCGTCAGGCGGTGATCCAATTGTACAAGGCGAGCGCTCCTTGA
- a CDS encoding prolyl oligopeptidase family serine peptidase, which translates to MFARLHALKFMVRLTLERFGHLSVREISLAAGRKKQPALVYEPPDQVFGNVLFVHGMSVQGSKDPRVNIVCRALASAGYRAIAPQYDDIQKLLIAPRQVDQIESSLVAASMHPELGDGKPIGLMAPSFSAGLGIIAAARGPARNRVAALCAIGGFSHVDTAMQFLLGAERADDYGMMVVLWNFGPLALKAHPALFRAIKERALDNGFRREGAQQRAPALIAKLPASERKLMQRLMESSAYRLSVSRAILKSKQADLIYPKISPARYLAALDAPVAIVHGVADNVIPPEESTNLFAELKRLGKPARLCLTPFLSHGDAGLRFSMAAEVLELAATFGFFFQHVRAAAQG; encoded by the coding sequence ATGTTTGCACGATTGCATGCCCTCAAGTTCATGGTGCGGCTTACTCTGGAGCGCTTTGGGCATTTGTCCGTTCGTGAAATCAGCCTCGCTGCGGGCCGCAAGAAGCAGCCGGCCTTAGTCTATGAGCCCCCGGATCAGGTCTTTGGCAATGTTCTGTTTGTACACGGAATGTCGGTGCAGGGCAGCAAGGACCCGCGTGTCAACATCGTATGCCGCGCACTGGCTTCTGCTGGATATCGCGCCATCGCGCCGCAATATGATGACATTCAGAAGCTGCTGATCGCGCCGCGCCAGGTCGACCAAATCGAATCGAGCCTTGTGGCTGCCTCCATGCATCCGGAACTCGGGGACGGCAAGCCTATTGGGCTGATGGCGCCATCCTTCTCTGCCGGCCTTGGCATTATTGCCGCCGCACGAGGTCCAGCGCGCAATCGAGTGGCAGCGCTTTGCGCCATCGGCGGCTTCAGTCATGTCGACACTGCCATGCAGTTTTTGCTGGGTGCGGAGCGCGCCGACGACTACGGAATGATGGTGGTGCTCTGGAATTTCGGTCCTCTAGCCTTGAAGGCGCATCCTGCTCTCTTTCGCGCGATCAAGGAACGCGCCCTCGACAATGGATTTCGCCGTGAAGGCGCGCAGCAGCGAGCGCCGGCGCTGATTGCAAAGCTGCCCGCGTCCGAACGAAAATTGATGCAGCGCCTGATGGAATCCTCCGCCTATCGACTTTCCGTGTCCCGCGCAATTCTGAAAAGCAAGCAGGCGGATTTGATCTATCCAAAGATCTCGCCGGCGCGCTACCTTGCAGCCCTGGACGCTCCGGTTGCCATCGTACACGGCGTCGCCGACAATGTCATTCCGCCAGAGGAATCGACCAATCTCTTTGCCGAGCTAAAGCGGCTGGGCAAGCCGGCGCGCCTCTGTTTGACGCCCTTTCTGTCGCACGGCGATGCCGGTCTGCGTTTTTCAATGGCTGCTGAGGTGCTGGAACTTGCTGCAACCTTTGGCTTCTTTTTTCAACACGTCCGTGCTGCCGCTCAGGGTTGA
- a CDS encoding NUDIX hydrolase, with the protein MTGKPVTPLVACDALIEIGNRVLLIERRNPPHGLAVPGGYMDIGESAEQCAIREAREETGLDVELLALLGVYSDPRRDPRGQVITMVYVARSAGQPVAGDDAGAIVMVDPANPPPGLAFDHRRVLYDYVCYRRGEGPPAPALMLDRLRRPITQP; encoded by the coding sequence ATGACTGGAAAGCCCGTAACTCCGCTGGTGGCTTGCGATGCGCTGATTGAAATCGGCAACCGAGTATTGCTCATCGAACGAAGGAATCCGCCGCATGGTCTGGCAGTGCCTGGCGGCTACATGGATATCGGCGAATCTGCGGAACAGTGCGCTATTCGCGAAGCCCGCGAAGAGACCGGTCTGGATGTCGAACTGCTGGCTTTGCTTGGCGTTTATTCTGATCCCCGGCGCGATCCGCGCGGTCAGGTAATCACGATGGTTTACGTAGCGCGCTCCGCCGGGCAGCCAGTCGCTGGAGATGATGCCGGGGCTATCGTCATGGTCGATCCGGCGAATCCGCCGCCGGGCCTGGCTTTCGATCATCGACGCGTCCTTTACGACTACGTTTGCTACAGGCGCGGCGAGGGTCCTCCGGCGCCGGCCTTGATGCTGGATCGACTGCGGAGGCCAATTACTCAACCCTGA